One window of ANME-2 cluster archaeon genomic DNA carries:
- a CDS encoding winged helix-turn-helix transcriptional regulator, translating to MNEIDVVKIHTMAKMLSDVTLLDETDIFILLSLMADSKITNNELAKVMDYKDGNSVAYHIRTMQKDGIIDKFTVTPNWKRMGLPTEFIILAEAENEEQLLEIEKLHIKIVDEYLSKQGDMVVIPMITGCVLLENVYHCFGDRTMAVIEGRATSDQDAAVYSKNYLVNRYPNVKVSLLINKYKTIGDFFIHKHTIEKLKEFFQFNETGEPGSTIEDLHDLPLEG from the coding sequence ATGAATGAAATTGATGTAGTAAAAATCCACACAATGGCAAAGATGTTGTCAGATGTCACGCTTCTGGATGAGACTGATATTTTCATCTTATTGAGTTTAATGGCCGACAGTAAGATCACCAACAATGAACTGGCCAAGGTCATGGATTACAAGGACGGCAACTCTGTGGCATACCACATACGCACGATGCAAAAGGACGGGATTATCGATAAATTCACTGTTACTCCTAACTGGAAGCGCATGGGACTGCCAACTGAGTTCATTATCCTGGCTGAAGCAGAGAATGAGGAACAGCTGCTTGAGATAGAGAAACTGCATATAAAAATAGTGGATGAATATCTGTCCAAGCAGGGGGATATGGTTGTAATCCCCATGATAACGGGCTGTGTCCTGCTGGAGAATGTGTATCATTGTTTCGGTGACAGGACCATGGCGGTAATAGAAGGCAGGGCTACCTCTGACCAGGATGCTGCTGTTTATAGTAAGAATTATCTTGTGAACAGGTATCCCAATGTCAAAGTGAGTTTACTTATCAATAAATACAAGACCATTGGTGATTTCTTTATTCATAAGCATACCATTGAAAAACTGAAGGAATTTTTCCAGTTCAATGAAACGGGTGAACCTGGCAGTACTATAGAAGATTTACATGATCTGCCTTTAGAGGGTTAA
- a CDS encoding serine/threonine protein kinase, whose protein sequence is MLEDISAVFKSLEAREFRVLTGIEVGMKYYEWVPLDEISKFSRFDMSELHYILKNLGHRGLLRRQAVPYEGYQIYFEGYDILALNALVKRGSLSAIGEKLGVGKESVVYEGLRDMVGGLGQQPVVLKFHREGRTSFRQVKRTREHLQGVHHFSWIYAARLAAKREFDVLQRLYPEVSVPEPVDHNRNVIVMAIAEGGELSKTKVLDPEWYLDRILEQMRLAYAKGVVHCDLSEYNIFVSDEKVTLFDWPQYVEVEHEKAGDFLERDVGNVLAFFKRKYGIERDVEGVVGGIMG, encoded by the coding sequence ATGTTAGAAGATATCTCAGCAGTTTTCAAATCATTAGAGGCCAGGGAGTTCCGTGTACTCACCGGCATAGAAGTGGGAATGAAGTACTATGAATGGGTACCTCTGGATGAAATATCCAAATTTTCCCGGTTCGATATGAGCGAATTGCACTATATCCTGAAGAACCTGGGCCACAGGGGACTGCTGAGGCGCCAGGCCGTGCCCTACGAGGGTTACCAGATATATTTCGAAGGCTACGACATACTGGCACTCAACGCCCTGGTCAAGCGGGGCAGCCTGTCAGCGATTGGCGAGAAGCTGGGTGTGGGCAAGGAGTCTGTGGTCTACGAGGGGCTGCGGGATATGGTGGGGGGCCTGGGCCAGCAGCCGGTGGTCCTCAAGTTCCATCGCGAGGGGCGCACGAGTTTCAGGCAGGTGAAGCGCACGCGTGAGCACCTGCAAGGAGTGCACCATTTCTCGTGGATTTATGCGGCGCGCCTGGCTGCGAAGCGGGAGTTCGATGTCCTGCAGCGGCTGTACCCCGAGGTGAGCGTGCCCGAGCCTGTGGACCATAACCGCAATGTGATAGTGATGGCGATCGCAGAGGGGGGCGAGCTGTCCAAGACCAAGGTGCTGGACCCCGAGTGGTACCTGGACAGGATTTTGGAGCAGATGAGGCTGGCGTATGCCAAGGGTGTGGTGCATTGTGACCTGAGCGAGTACAATATTTTTGTGAGCGATGAGAAGGTGACACTCTTCGACTGGCCGCAGTATGTTGAGGTTGAGCATGAAAAGGCAGGGGATTTCCTTGAGAGGGATGTGGGGAACGTGCTGGCTTTTTTTAAGCGGAAGTATGGGATTGAGAGGGATGTGGAGGGGGTTGTTGGGGGGATTATGGGGTGA
- a CDS encoding TIGR00269 family protein, which yields MKCRKCHKDAIHFQPYSGAHLCAHHLIEDVERKVKHTIRQHSMVGRNDTIAVALSGGKDSSVLLYLMHKLFHQRPDITILAISIDEGISGYRAGTLEHARELTQNLGVEHIIARFKDEYGSTLDEIVARGGEKGPCSYCGALRKHLLNKTARESGATRLAVGHNLDDEAQTIMMNLLRGDVERLVRMSPACVQPGLILRSKPLRDIPEKEVALYALQKGLPVDFSECPYAYSAIRGEVRDMLNDFEVRHPGTKYSVLRSQDKLAEPLRHSFPQAALNPCSICGEPTAGDTCQSCKLLGRKD from the coding sequence ATGAAATGCAGGAAATGCCACAAAGATGCCATCCACTTCCAGCCCTACAGCGGTGCCCATCTCTGTGCCCACCACCTTATTGAGGACGTGGAACGCAAGGTAAAGCACACTATCCGCCAGCACAGCATGGTCGGGCGCAATGATACCATAGCTGTGGCCCTGAGCGGTGGTAAGGACAGCAGTGTTTTGCTCTACCTCATGCACAAACTATTCCACCAGCGCCCGGACATAACAATACTGGCAATAAGCATTGACGAAGGTATATCAGGATACCGTGCCGGGACCCTGGAGCATGCCAGGGAACTGACACAGAATCTTGGAGTTGAACACATTATCGCTCGTTTCAAAGACGAATACGGCTCCACCCTTGACGAAATTGTAGCCAGGGGCGGCGAGAAGGGACCGTGCAGCTATTGCGGAGCCCTGCGCAAGCACCTGCTCAACAAAACCGCGCGCGAGTCCGGTGCCACCCGCCTGGCCGTCGGCCACAACCTGGACGACGAGGCCCAGACCATTATGATGAACCTGCTGCGCGGAGACGTGGAGCGGCTGGTCAGGATGTCCCCGGCGTGCGTGCAGCCCGGCCTTATCCTGCGCTCAAAACCCCTGCGGGACATCCCTGAAAAAGAAGTTGCCCTGTACGCGCTGCAAAAAGGTCTTCCCGTGGATTTTTCTGAGTGCCCGTATGCCTACTCGGCCATCAGGGGTGAGGTACGGGACATGCTCAACGATTTCGAGGTCCGGCATCCGGGTACCAAGTATTCCGTACTGCGCAGCCAGGACAAACTGGCAGAGCCGCTGCGGCATTCCTTCCCGCAGGCAGCGCTAAACCCGTGCAGCATATGCGGTGAGCCCACTGCCGGAGATACCTGCCAGTCATGCAAGCTGCTGGGGAGGAAGGACTGA